The Triticum aestivum cultivar Chinese Spring chromosome 7B, IWGSC CS RefSeq v2.1, whole genome shotgun sequence genome window below encodes:
- the LOC123158372 gene encoding disease resistance protein RGA5, which produces MISLKTDKLVRVDFGVVYKGVLRNGIIVAVKRIEVNQITIDDVSFRREFNSLMNNNHQNVVRFLGFCSNTHHIPRKEAGEISLVNVRERLLCFEYIRNGSLDKHITDELRGLEWEPRYAIMSGICKGLFYLHEEFFFVHMDLKPPNILLDDHKIPKITDFGLSRSDEMSHTTGQRFGTPGYVAPEYKKDGKTSFKCDIYSLGVIITELVTGRKSVPHKNNALSGYCSESRSGMKTHDLASLVGSSDIRWYFIVIDDIWDSEAWGLIQSAFPETERGSRVITTTRNHDVALATCNAESEYVYKIKPLSVEDSITLFFRRTFGPKKGCPDTPRKVEISIDILNRCGGMPLAINSIASLLAGKTDSTWEYVWKSLGAMTEGDDHEKMKQILDLSYIHLPDHLKTCLLYVCMYPEDREIDKHNLLRKWVVEGFVHVSRNSGLDAEDVAEKYFEELISMCMIQPGRIDKYSNEVLSCRVHDIILDLMRSKSSKENVIHVIDGSKDETGEIRRVSVHRNDKEDTRISETINKGSLSHVRSVLLYRSSLVPCFLEFKYVRVLHLEYGVISGNIDLTSISRLFLLWYLKIAGSPPGRPYELKLPNQIGGLQQLEIIDIYGCKLRNYPSDIVSLPWLSHLSSMGSVLPDGIDKLTSLRTLAGIRLYGSSVENVKGLGKLTNLRQLEISSDGPSEGLEEATMDALYSSICKLSANLRTFTFTGGFLYIRDVPAGWITRTTFPWGSQIQELNLGYCRFERCPEWIGQLHGLYKICISVREVADGVSIVAQLPSLAYFCLSIFGMGKEEKEESVVIPGTGSGAFRALKHLRFYCKKVSLTFEAGAMPKLEKLSIQFRHEMAPQFLPVGIQHLPVGTLKLIWLHVIPDFLQVMKGSKLLNDDYSRKRTRKLGPMLKRAFKQQHPDAHIITHVGRDEYISSDDEDRYSSLDEYEVMKKMHIERDSSLNEYGLMKKMNIERVLTHEFFTFSLVDHQDLMKQHQDVMKRYEYIKSRLAEHQDKGEEDEEYYNEEEDYCNEEDEATSTKKMKK; this is translated from the exons ATGATTTCTCTCAAGACAGACAAATTGGTCAGGGTGGATTTTGGAGTGGTTTACAAG GGTGTACTCCGAAATGGGATTATTGTTGCTGTCAAGAGGATAGAAGTGAATCAAATCACAATTGATGACGTGTCATTTCGTCGTGAGTTTAATAGCCTGATGAACAACAATCATCAAAATGTAGTCCGGTTTCTTGGCTTCTGTTCTAATACACATCATATACCGAGAAAAGAGGCTGGAGAAATTAGCCTTGTCAACGTAAGAGAAAGATTGCTCTGTTTTGAGTACATACGCAATGGAAGTCTTGATAAGCATATTACTG ATGAATTAAGGGGACTTGAATGGGAACCACGTTATGCAATAATGTCTGGAATTTGCAAGGGTTTGTTTTATCTCCACGAGgaatttttttttgttcatatggaCCTTAAACCGCCAAATATATTACTTGATGATCATAAGATTCCAAAAATTACTGATTTTGGGTTGTCAAGATCTGATGAAATGTCGCATACTACAGGTCAACGTTTTGGAACACC AGGATATGTCGCTCCAGAATACAAGAAAGATGGCAAAACTTCATTCAAGTGTGACATATACAGTTTGGGTGTCATAATCACAGAATTGGTAACGGGGCGTAAGAGCGTCCCTCACAAAAATAAT gcattgtctGGATATTGCTCGGAGTCTCGCTCCGGGATGAAAACCCATGATCTAGCCTCATTGGTTGGATCGAGTGACATCAGATG GTACTTCATAGTAATTGATGATATATGGGATTCGGAAGCATGGGGTCTTATTCAATCTGCTTTTCCAGAAACCGAACGTGGAAGTAGAGTGATAACAACAACAAGGAATCATGATGTTGCTCTTGCCACTTGCAATGCTGAAAGCGAATATGTTTATAAGATCAAACCACTCAGTGTTGAAGACTCAATAACACTATTTTTTAGAAGAACATTTGGTCCCAAAAAGGGTTGTCCTGATACACCCAGAAAAGTAGAGATTTCAATTGATATTCTAAATAGATGTGGTGGTATGCCACTTGCTATTAATAGCATAGCAAGCCTTCTGGCTGGCAAGACAGACTCGACCTGGGAGTATGTATGGAAATCTTTGGGTGCTATGACTGAAGGAGATGATCATGAAAAGATGAAGCAAATATTGGATCTTAGCTACATACATCTTCCTGATCATCTTAAGACATGTCTGCTTTATGTTTGTATGTATCCAGAGGATCGCGAGATAGATAAACATAATTTGTTGAGGAAATGGGTAGTCGAAGGGTTCGTGCACGTGAGTAGAAACAGTGGGCTGGATGCAGAGGATGTTGCAGAAAAGTACTTCGAAGAGCTCATCAGCATGTGTATGATCCAACCTGGGAGGATAGACAAATACAGCAATGAAGTGTTGTCTTGTAGAGTACATGATATAATTCTTGATCTGATGAGATCCAAGTCAAGTAAAGAGAATGTTATTCATGTAATTGATGGTTCGAAAGATGAGACAGGGGAGATCCGTCGAGTCTCGGTCCATCGCAATGATAAAGAGGATACGAGAATTTCGGAAACAATCAATAAAGGGTCACTGTCACATGTTCGGTCTGTGTTACTTTATCGAAGCTCACTTGTACCTTGTTTTCTGGAGTTCAAGTATGTCCGAGTTCTACACCTTGAATATGGAGTTATAAGTGGGAACATAGACCTCACCAGTATCAGTAGGTTGTTTCTCCTATGGTATTTAAAGATTGCAGGCTCTCCTCCTGGACGTCCATATGAGCTGAAGCTACCTAATCAAATTGGGGGGCTACAGCAATTGGAGATAATAGATATATATGGATGTAAATTGAGAAATTATCCATCAGATATTGTTAGTTTGCCCTGGTTATCGCATCTCAGCTCGATGGGATCAGTGTTGCCTGACGGGATCGACAAGTTGACATCCCTGCGCACCCTAGCAGGCATACGTCTGTATGGAAGTTCGGTAGAGAATGTCAAGGGGCTCGGCAAGCTGACCAACTTGAGACAACTTGAGATCTCTTCGGATGGGCCTAGTGAAGGTTTGGAAGAGGCCACCATGGATGCCTTGTACTCTTCCATCTGCAAGCTTTCCGCCAACCTCAGGACCTTTACTTTCACAGGAGGATTTCTTTACATACGAGATGTCCCAGCAGGCTGGATTACCAGAACAACATTCCCTTGGGGttctcagattcaggagctcaatCTGGGATACTGCAGGTTTGAAAGGTGCCCCGAGTGGATTGGTCAGCTCCACGGCCTCTACAAGATTTGTATTAGTGTGAGGGAGGTGGCTGATGGTGTTAGTATTGTTGCACAGTTGCCTTCACTTGCCTACTTCTGTTTGAGTATTTTTGGTATGggtaaagaagaaaaggaagaaagtgTAGTCATCCCTGGAACTGGCAGCGGGGCATTCAGAGCACTCAAGCACCTGCGTTTCTACTGTAAAAAGGTGTCATTGACCTTTGAAGCTGGGGCTATGCCCAAGCTGGAGAAGCTTTCTATACAGTTCCGTCACGAAATGGCTCCTCAGTTCCTACCGGTTGGCATCCAGCACTTGCCGGTTGGCACCCTTAAACTAATCTGGTTACATGTGATCCCTGACTTCTTGCAGGTGATGAAAGGTTCCAAGCTCTTGAACGATGACTATTCAAGAAAACGCACAAGGAAGTTGGGGCCCATGTTGAAGAGAGCATTTAAGCAGCAGCATCCTGATGCTCACATCATCACTCACGTAGGAAGGGATGAATATATTTCGAGTGATGACGAAGATCGTTACTCCAGTTTAGATGAGTATGAAGTGATGAAGAAGATGCATATTGAGAGGGACTCCAGTTTAAATGAGTATGGACTGATGAAGAAGATGAATATTGAGAGGGTGTTGACGCATGAATTTTTTACATTCAGTTTAGTTGACCATCAAGACTTAATGAAGCAGCATCAAGACGTAATGAAGCGGTATGAATATATTAAATCCAGATTAGCTGAGCATCAAGACAAAGGTGAAGAAGATGAAGAGTATTATAATGAAGAAGAAGATTACTGTAATGAAGAAGATGAAGCGACAAGCACCAAGAAGATGAAGAAATGA
- the LOC123157431 gene encoding probable glutathione S-transferase GSTU6 — protein MAGEGDLKLLGLLVSPFVTRVRLALHIKGLSYEYIETDVLDKGELLLRYNPVHKKVPVLIHNGLPLCESQIIVQYVDEVWAAAGAPILPADPYARATARFWAAYVDDKLFPAWLGILLAPTEAARAEKVGETLAALAQLEVAAAECLDGGRRPFFAGDSIGFLDLAVGCNMFWMEALRRMFGVTFLDAGKTPLLVAWAERFAGTEAATAVVPDPDAAVAFARKLQAKYGAAPPAN, from the exons ATGGCCGGAGAAGGGGATCTGAAGCTGCTGGGGCTGCTGGTGAGCCCGTTCGTGACCCGCGTCCGCCTGGCGCTGCACATCAAGGGCCTGAGCTACGAGTACATCGAGACGGACGTGCTGGACaagggcgagctcctcctccgatACAACCCCGTCCACAAGAAGGTGCCCGTGCTCATCCACAACGGCCTGCCGCTCTGCGAGTCACAGATCATCGTGCAGTACGTCGACGAAGTCTGGGCCGCCGCCGGCGCGCCCATCCTCCCCGCCGACCCCTacgcccgcgccaccgcccgcTTCTGGGCCGCCTACGTCGACGACAAG CTGTTCCCCGCCTGGCTGGGCATCCTCTTGGCCCCGACCGAGGCGGCGAGGGCGGAGAAGGTCGGCgagacgctcgccgcgctcgcgcAGCTGGAGGTGGCCGCGGCCGAGTGCCTGGACGGCGGCAGGAGGCCCTTCTTCGCCGGCGACTCCATCGGCTTCCTCGACCTCGCCGTCGGCTGCAACATGTTCTGGATGGAGGCGCTGCGCAGGATGTTCGGCGTGACTTTCCTCGACGCGGGGAAGACCCCGCTGCTGGTCGCGTGGGCGGAGCGGTTCGCGGGCAccgaggcggcgacggcggtggtgccGGACCCGGACGCCGCGGTGGCGTTCGCCAGGAAGCTTCAGGCCAAATATGGTGCCGCCCCGCCAGCCAACTAG
- the LOC123155495 gene encoding uncharacterized protein: MGDQGKASSSSSWCRGRRGPVGFGLALARLVRRMRRRSKMLLCTAAPAASSRYCPQYDPLSYARNFDRDGFGTALQDRRLRRRPTLPPLHLRLALRENCSLFCFVLYPPTAPPLAREKNYMKPGLTIRGSSSGL, encoded by the coding sequence gcatcgtcgtcgtcgtcgtggtgCCGCGGCCGGCGGGGCCCGGTAGGGTTCGGGCTGGCGCTGGCCCGGCTGGTGCGGAGGATGCGGAGGCGGAGCAAGATGCTGCTGTGCACGGCGGCGCCGGCCGCGTCGTCCCGGTACTGCCCGCAGTACGACCCGCTAAGCTACGCGCGCAACTTCGACCGCGACGGCTTCGGCACCGCGCTGCAAGACAGACGTCTCCGGCGCCGGCCAACTCTGCCACCACTACACCTTCGCCTCGCGCTTCGTGAGAATTGCTCCCTATTTTGTTTCGTTCTTTATCCCCCGACCGCGCCGCCGCTAGCtagggaaaaaaattatatgaaaccaGGTCTCACGATAAGAGGATCATCTTCCGGATTATGA